The segment ATGGCTTAGCTACTTTCCAAGGAGATAATGACTCCGCTACAGATTCGCTACAAACCTCTGAAGGTTGGAGCCAATTTGCAGGTGGATTCTTCGTCGGAGCAACCGGTGGCGCAGCCGTTGCCTTCTTGCTGCTATCGAATTTCCCGATCATCGATAAAATCTTCACGGGCGCATTTAACTAGAGTTTAACTAGAGTTCTACCCGTACTGAAATATCTTGCCAATTTAGCTCGATCGCCTTTGTCGATCGAGCTTTTTTGTGCTGCCTTACCTACAGCCCTGAAAAGATAAGCGCTTGCTCTTTCTCCCCACTCCCCACTCTCTCACTTAAAATCAATGCAATAAATTCGCCAAAATCCGCCAGACATGGTATACCCTGTTAACTGCAAATTCTGGTGAACGCCTCTTTACCGACCTATGCCTGACATGCAACCCTGGGAATTTTTAATTCAGCAAGATGGCGATCGCGCTTGGCTACCGCTCGACACCGCCGATGTCGAGATTCTCGAAGGTCGGTATCGCATCGCCGCAAAATCTCCACTCAAAAACACCTCGGTTTCAGTCCGAGTCCGCTACGATGCGATCGACGAAATTCCTCCCAAACGCCGGACTCAGACTCGCACTCAGCAGACCAATCAGAAAGGACTGATGGTAGTCATTCCCTACACAACCCTCCTTCCCGGTTTCTGGGAGTTTCAATGCACCTCTGAAACAGGAACCGTGCAGTCAATGCAGTTGAAAGTTTTATCGATCGCGGCTGATCTCGTCGAAGATTGGAACCCTGACTGGGAAGACGCAGAGCACGCCACGCTCGAATTTGTCGCCCCTGCTTTAGAATCCGACCTGTTAGAACCCAAAGAAACGTCTGCTGATTTACTTTCTATCGATGATATTCTGCAGGATGCCGAATCCGAATCCGGCACGATCGCAGACGAGATTTTACGAGAATATGGCTTAGTTTCAGAATCGCCTTATGAAGATTTCAGAGTGCCACAGAATCCGATGTTGCCGGATTCTGTTGTGGCGATCGCGCTCGTGCAAGACACCTTTATTGCTAATCGCGGTGAACCGTTAACGATCTCGGGGCAAATTGCGTCTGAAGAATTGACCGAAATCGCTCATGCAGAACTGCGAATCTGTCTGCGTGATCCCCAAAGCTCGAAAATGCTTCTAGAAACCCGCGAAATGCTTCAAAACGAAGCTTTACCCTTTCAGTTGAAGTATCGCGTCACCTTGCCGATTGAACTCAAGACTCAGGTCATTTTGGGCGAGATCACCCTGCACGATCTCAGAGTGGAAGGTCATCCTGCGTTAGCAACCCAATCTTTTAGTTTGATGTCTGCTGTAGATGAGCTAGTCGATGCGATGCACGAAGCGAAGCGAAGCGATCGCAACATGGCAGAAGACATGCTCGATCTCCCGACAACTCGCCCCACTGCTGCACATCCCCCGCTCAATCTCACGTTTCTGAATTTCGTCACAACTGCCAAAGAATCTGAAGGCACAAACTTTACGGTCAAAGAATCTTCCAGTTTGCCGCCGCAACTGCGCCAACCCAATCCGTATGTCCGCCGCAAACTCGACCTTCCTACTTTTGGCATTCAGCCTGATGTCGCGAACCCGGAATACACCGATGGAACTCAGCTAGAAATTCCGCTCTCTGGCGCATTTGTCCCACTTGAAGTCACACCAGACCCAATTCAAGAGCCAGAACCGATTCAAGAGCCAGAACCGCCTAAGGTAGAAGATCTCTATCTCGCGCCGCTCGAAGAATCTGCACCTGCCAGCGACCTCAAAGTTCAAGCAGACGATCGAGATTCTATCCCCGAAACTGCCACACTCAATCTTCAGCCTAGTTCTGATGAGGTCGTCAATGAGTTTGTGGTTGATGACGAGCCGATTTTACCTCTGAATGATCTGATTATCTCGCGTCGTAATCACTCGATCGCATCTGAACGTGCCCGTAATCCACTGCTGCTGCCTGAAACGGAGCCTGTCCCCGATCCAATTGTTCTGATTGCTGAACCAGAACTCATCGGTGGAAAATCAACGACTGTCCGCCTCAAACTCCCAGACATTGTGCCGAAAATTTATGCCAAGCTCTGGGTGAGCGATCGCCAAAATCGCAGCTTAATCGAACCCTCACGCTGGATCATCGACTTCAAACCGGACGGACATGGCAACCTTGAAGCCACCACCGAAATCAAAGTCCCCTTTGAGTGTGTTGAAATTCAAATCGAAGCGATCGCCGTTGAAGTGATGACGAATCGAGAAAGCCACAAGGTTATTGTGACTCGCCAAGTTGTCCCGGAAGAACTGCCGGACTTATGGCTCGACGATCTCGATACGGACTCGATTTCCTTATAGCTCAGCCCAAGTCTGACAAACCTAACCTGAAACCATTGAGCTTTTCCAAAAGCAGTTGTCCCTGTCAGAACGTCTTCTAATGTTAAGAATTCTAAGAGCAACGCGCTCAGCGTTACCCAAGGCATGTAAATTCACAAATGGAATCATCTAACGAATAGGAAACTTTTCTTATGACAGGTTCATATGCAGCTTCATATCTGCCTTGGATTCTCATTCCCGTTGTGACCTGGTTACTTCCCACGGTTGTCATGGGCTTGTTGTTCTTGTACATCGAACGTGAAGATCCAAGCGGCATCTAAGCCTCTTGGTTCCAAACGCATTAGCAAAACAAAGCCGCCTAGTACTAGGCGGCTTTTTCTTATCTTTGAATGAACTTACAGCGAAGAGCCAATGCTGGTATAAGAACCATAGAAAAACAAGCTCATTACACCGATCACGCCCAAGCCTGCAACAGTTGCTACAAGCCACAGGGGAATTCTTCCACCAGTCTGCACGGTCTTACCTCCTAACTAAAACAGCAATCTGAACAATCAAACACTAATTGAAGAAATAGCTAGAGAACAAAATTCCCAGCGTAAAAATCAACAAAAGCCCCAAATACAGAGAAGTCCGGTTAAGTTCAACGGGCTGCTTGTTAGGGTTGGGAGCGCCTTTAATTCCTGCCACGGTTCAAACTCCTATCGTTGAATAAATTGCATCGACGCGATCGCGCCAATGAAGAAGATCGCTGGCACAGCCAAAGTATGAACTGCCAACCAGCGGACTGTAAAAATCGGATATGAAATAGGTTCGTTCGGGGTGTTGCCTGTCATAATTTTCTCAACCTTTTTGACTCAAAACTACTTTCCAACTTGCGAAGCAAATTTATCCACTTGCTGTTTTGCAGCCGAGCGGTTGCTGACGATCGGAAGCTGCTCTTGACGTGCAGTTGGATAGTATTCGTTCGGGCGAGGCGTGCCAAACACGTCATACGCCAATCCCGTACTGACAAACAACCATCCCGCAATGAACAATGCCGGAATCGTGATGCTGTGAATAATCCAGTAGCGAATGCTAGTTACAATGTCGCCAAACGGGCGCTCACCAGTAGTACCTGCCATGTTTGCTCTCTCCAGAAGTCAACGAACAAAAGCCTTATCTGTATCATACGGGACGGGAGATGCCCTCACAAGTCGATCGTTAAAATTTGATCCCGTGTTTCTCATAATTGGGGAGATAGGGAGTGGGGGAGTTTATAAAATAGTCACCCTTCACTCCTTCCCCTATTCCCCTAATTTCTAAGCCACCGGCTCATATTTCAACAACGTGCCGCGTTGCCCCATAATGAAACCTGTCTTCGAGTCAAAGAACATAATCCTGTAGAGGTTCGCTGGAATGTTCTCAACATCGCGATCCTTTTGCCAAGATTTACCGCCATCGAAGCTAGCTAACAGGTTGCCACTGCCACCGACGACCCAGAGTTCATTCGGTGTGCGATAGCCGAGATCCAATAAACCCCAACTGGTTGAGAATTCAGGATTCTGTGCTTCTGACCAGTCTTCAGGACTCGCTGAATTTGTGAATTGAATCTGCCCGCCTCTTGCCAACATCCACAGCCGACCATCTGGCGCAAATCCCATATTTTGTAATTTGCGTGAGCTATTCCGGTTGAAAGGCTGCCAAATGTCTTGACCGGGTTCCCAAGTTGAGAAGAAGTTTCCGGTCGAAGATACTGCAAGGTATTTTCCGTCGGGAGTGCGATCGATACTCCGCATCACCCCAAACGCTTCTTTCACCAAAGCTTTCCAGTTTTTACCACCGTCCGTTGTGCGATACACTGCTCCAACGTCCGTGGTCATCTCAGCCGTATCTTTGCCCAATGCAACGATCTTCTCAGGAGAGCCAGGAAGCTTGCTGCTCAATGGCAGACGTGCCCAAGACTTACCGCCATCACCCGTATGCAGCAGAATCGAAGGCTGTCCAGCAATCCAACCATCATCTCCAGAAAAATTTACTGAAGTCAGACGATAGGACTGCTCACCTAAATTCAGAATCTTTTGCTTCCAGGATTTTCCGCCATTTGTAGTTTCGAGCAATGCCGTATTGGTGCCGACCATCCAGCCATGCTGCTTGTCACCGGTGAAGCTAATATCGAGCATATTTTCTTCGATCGGTAACGGAACCACCTGCCAGGGATTATTCACAACCGCTGGCAAAAACCCTTTACATCCAGTCGCCAGGAAGACAACTGCCAATAATATTACAAACTGTTTCCAGGCTCTCAAAATCCGATACATTGCACTTGATCTCAATAAATAAAAGGGTTCGTTACTGTAAGCCATAAAGACTTAAAAAGAAAATAAATCCAACAATCAGCGCACCGAAAATTAGCAGGTTTTTCTGCCCCGGTGTTAAGGTATTCACCCCAAACCCATATCCCAAATTTTGCTTAAATCCAGACGGAGCATTGAGCGGACCAATATTCTGAAAGCGTTTCTTAGGAGCGCCACAGACTGGGCATTTCCAGGTAATTGGCAATTCCTCAAATGCAACACCTGCAGCGATGCCTGAGCGATCGTCGCCTTTGGTCGGCTGATAGATATATCCACAAGCCGCACACTCATGTTGATCCATATCTTTTGGCTCAAGCGGTGCAGGCGTTTCGACGGCATTCTCTTGGGGTTCAACAGATTCGGTACTCATGGCAAACGTCAGGGAGTTACCCAAACCTTAAAATGTACGTTAATTATTATGACATTTTGCGATCATTCTGAACGTCGATCGAGGGATTGCGTATCACATATACTGATCTGGGAGTTGAATCTGATTCTGATAGATTTTTCTTGATGGCTTCGATTTAGAAGCGATCTCTGAAAGTTCTTGATTTAGTAAGTATTTCAGCGCACCATGAGAAATTGCAGCACACTATAATAATGAGAGTGTAAAGCGCGAAGTCCATTTTTGTAGAACGAGAGGCGGCGAATACCTGTGTATGTCCTAAGTGGTTATGAATATCTTTTAGGCTTTTTGCTGATTTGCAGCTTAGTTCCGGTTCTGGCTCTTCTGGCTTCTAAGCTAGTTCGCCCTAGCCGTCGAGGTCCTGAACGCCGTACGACGTACGAATCCGGAATGGAGCCAATGGGCGGAGCCTGGATTCAGTTTAATATCCGTTATTACATGTTTGCCTTGGTCTTTGTGATCTTCGACGTGGAAACGGTGTTTTTGTATCCCTGGGCGGTCGCTTTCAATCGTTTAGGCTTGTTAGCGTTTATTGAAGCCCTAATTTTCATTGCAATTCTAGTTGTTGGACTCGTCTACGCTTGGCGCAAAGGAGCATTGGAATGGTCATGAATCCAGAAGCGGCTTCGCTCAATGGCGGGTCGATTATTAATCCGATCGAGCGTCCTAGTGTGACGCAAGAATTGTCGGAAAATGTCATTTTGACGACGGTAGACGATTTGTATAACTGGGCAAGACTTTCGAGTTTGTGGCCTTTGTTGTTTGGAACCGCTTGCTGCTTTATCGAATTTGCAGCTTTGATTGGTTCAAGATTTGACTTCGATCGCTTTGGATTGGTTCCGCGATCAACCCCTCGCCAAGCAGATTTGATTATTACGGCTGGCACGATCACGATGAAAATGGCTCCGGCGTTGGTTCGTCTTTATGAACAAATGCCTGAACCAAAGTATGTGATTGCAATGGGAGCTTGCACGATCACGGGTGGAATGTTCAGCGTAGACTCACCGACCGCAGTGCGAGGCGTTGACAAACTGATTCCGGTGGATATTTATTTACCGGGTTGTCCTCCTCGTCCTGAAGCGATCGTGGATGCGATCATCAAATTGCGCAAAAAAGTTTCTAACGAATCGATTCAAGAACGTGCCCAGTTGCGTCAAACTCATCGCTACTACAGCACGACTCACAGCATGATTCCTGCTGAGGTAATTCACGATGGGAAATATCTCCAAGCTGAAAGCCGGATTGCGCCGCCGCGTGAATTGGCTGAAGCAATGGGTCTAGAAGTCCCGGCAGTCTTGCAAGAAGCAAAGGAGGGTGTCGATCGTGGCTGAAGAACAACAATCAACGATCGTTGAAGCGGGTAAAACCTCAAAGTGGCTGACTGAGAACGGGTTTGATCATGAATTCATCGGCTTGGATGCAAGCGGTGTAGAAATGATCAAAGTTGAGCCAGAATTGCTGATTCCTTTTGCAACAGCACTTCAAGCGTATGGGTTTAACTGTCTTCAGTGTCAAGGTGCTTATGATGTCGGTCCTGGCGATCAGTTGGTGAGTTTCTACCATCTGATTAAGGTGAGCGACAATGTGGTCAAGCCGGATGAAGTTCGGTTGAAAGTCTTTTTGCCGCGTGAAGATCCGAAAGTGCCTTCGGTCTTCTGGATTTGGAAAGGAGCAGATTGGCAAGAACGTGAATCTTACGATATGTATGGGATTGTCTACGAAGGACATCCGAATCTGAAGCGATTGCTGATGCCAGAAGATTGGGTCGGCTATCCACTTCGCAAAGACTACATCGCGCACGATTTCTACGAACTTCAAGACGCCTACTAAGCTTCTCGAATTCGACTTTAAAAGCTCTCTTGAATACTCAGGAGAGCTTTTATGTTTCAGAAGTCTTCTACACAGATCAGGTTTTCACTCTCTGAAAACTCCTTCAAAATCCATTGAGGTGAAGTATTTATGATCCGATTTTTTTTAGCGTCAGGAGCGATTCTGGCAGGCTTGTCAGTGGCTTTCGGTGCTTTTGCAACTCATGCTTTACGAGCCAAATTAGACGATCGAGCTTTAAGCATTTTTGAAACTGGGGCGCGCTATCAGATGTATCACGCGATCGCACTGATTCTCATCGCCCTATTCATGAGCCGCGTTGAACTAAGTGAAACCCTCCTCACAACTTCAGGCATTGCATTTATCAGCGGCATTATTCTTTTTTCTGGCAGTCTTTACGCGCTTTCTTTGTCCGGTGTGAAAATTTTGGGAGCTGTTGCACCTTTGGGGGGAGCAGGATTTTTGATTGGATGGGCATGTCTTGTGATCGCGGCTTTTCAGTGGAAACCATAATTAAAAGGTTTGTGTCACCATGAGAAAGTTCGATCGATGAGTTTCATATGTGTCGATTACTTGGCTATTTCGGACAGCCTGTCTTGCTGGATCGCTTGATTTCTCAGCCTGATCATTCTCTCGTTGTCCAAAGCTATCAGCCCAAAGAAATGACCGCAGGATTGTTGAATGCGGATGGATTTGGAGTCGGTTGGTATCATGCGACGCGCAAAGCAGAGCCTTTTACTTACCGAAATACGCTACCCATTTGGAATGACTTGAATTTGCAGAGTTTGAGTCGATATGTCGAATCAGGCTGTGTCCTAGCAAATGTTCGTAGTGCAACCGCAGGATTAGCGACCGATTTGAGTAATTGCCAACCCTTTCAACATGCATCGCTTCTAGGCATTCACAACGGATTCATCAAAGACTTTCGGCAGACTCTATATCGTCCGATGCGCGATCGCTTAAGTGATCTGGCATATCAATTCATTCAGGGATTGACGGATTCAGAGCATATCTTTGCAACCGTAATTGATGAACTAGAAACCAGCGCAAATCTCACTGAAGCACTGCATCGCACTTTGAAGGTGTTGATGGAATTGGGTGAAGCCCATCAAACTCCGTTTTCTGCCAATCTGATTTTGAGCGATGGCAATCAGCTTGTCGCATCTCGATATGCTCAGGGTGTACCAACTCCAACGCTCTATTACTTGCAAGATTCTGGCTCAGTCTTAGTTGTTTCTGAACCAATGTTTGATGGAAACTGGAAAGCATTGCCCGATCGCTGTTTGTTGACTGTTCATCATGACCTCAAGCTTGATATCACTCCAATCTGAAATTCGTTCTGACATGCAGCAGTGTCGATCGCGAACCTTAGAGCGAATTCGATCAATTGATTACGACACGTTCTGCACCCAGGCACATGCTGATTTCAGCCCGATCGGATGGCATGTGGGACATATTGCTTATACGGAAGCACTTTGGATTTTGCAGCGTTTAGCAGGGTATCCGCCTTTGATGCCGGAATATCATCGCTTATTTGCTCAAGATGGATTGCCGAAATCTCAACGGGTGAAATTACCAGAGATTGCGACTGTTTTAGAGTATTTGGAACTTGTGAGATCGCAAGTATTTGAGTATTTAGCGATCGCGCCCCTCGAACAGCAAGAACGACTGTGGAAATGGTTGATCCAACATGAATGTCAACATGCAGAGACAATTGCGATCGTACTGGCGTTAATTGAGAGTTCCTCGCTGCGATTTGGGCAGATTCAGCCCCCTAAGTCCCCCATGTATGGGGGACTTCAAGCCGGATGCTCTAGTTTCAAAGTTCCCCAGAATGGGGGATTTAGGGGGCATTCCCAAGCGAGTCATACCTCAGAGAAATTCAACAACATGATCCTGATTCCAGCAGGAAATTTTATCCAGGGCAGTCATGAGATCGAAGCCCAAGACAATGAGCGTCCAGCACATTCAGTCTATTTAGATGACTATTGGATCGATCGCCATCCTGTCACCTATGGAGAATATCGAGCGTTCATTGAAGCGGGCGGATATCAGCAGCCCGAATATTGGACAGCAGAAGGGTGGGACTGGGTGAAATCCAACGAAATCACGCAGCCGCTTTACTCTGGCAAAGCAGACCAGCCCGTTTGTGGCGTAAGTTGGTACGAAGCAGACGCCTATGCGCGATTCGTCGGCAAGCGTTTGCCCAGCGAGGCAGAATGGGAAAAAGCAGCCAGATCTCAAAATATGCTAGGTGAAGTTTGGCAATGGACATCAACCTGGTTTGCGGGCTATGCCAACTTTGAGAGCTATCCTTACCCAGGCTATTCCCAGCAGTACTTTGATGGAAAACATCGAGTCTTAAAAGGAGGAAGTTGGGCAACTTTCCCTTGGGCGATGCGCAATTCCTTCCGAAACTGGTATTATCCCCAAGTTCGCGAAATTTTCGCTGGATTTCGCTGTGTTGTGGTGAAAGGAGCTTAGTTCGGATGTC is part of the Leptolyngbya boryana PCC 6306 genome and harbors:
- the ndhC gene encoding photosynthetic/respiratory NAD(P)H-quinone oxidoreductase subunit C, giving the protein MYVLSGYEYLLGFLLICSLVPVLALLASKLVRPSRRGPERRTTYESGMEPMGGAWIQFNIRYYMFALVFVIFDVETVFLYPWAVAFNRLGLLAFIEALIFIAILVVGLVYAWRKGALEWS
- a CDS encoding photosystem II reaction center protein J, whose product is MQTGGRIPLWLVATVAGLGVIGVMSLFFYGSYTSIGSSL
- a CDS encoding rubredoxin — encoded protein: MSTESVEPQENAVETPAPLEPKDMDQHECAACGYIYQPTKGDDRSGIAAGVAFEELPITWKCPVCGAPKKRFQNIGPLNAPSGFKQNLGYGFGVNTLTPGQKNLLIFGALIVGFIFFLSLYGLQ
- a CDS encoding DUF423 domain-containing protein, whose amino-acid sequence is MIRFFLASGAILAGLSVAFGAFATHALRAKLDDRALSIFETGARYQMYHAIALILIALFMSRVELSETLLTTSGIAFISGIILFSGSLYALSLSGVKILGAVAPLGGAGFLIGWACLVIAAFQWKP
- a CDS encoding NAD(P)H-quinone oxidoreductase subunit J yields the protein MAEEQQSTIVEAGKTSKWLTENGFDHEFIGLDASGVEMIKVEPELLIPFATALQAYGFNCLQCQGAYDVGPGDQLVSFYHLIKVSDNVVKPDEVRLKVFLPREDPKVPSVFWIWKGADWQERESYDMYGIVYEGHPNLKRLLMPEDWVGYPLRKDYIAHDFYELQDAY
- a CDS encoding photosynthesis system II assembly factor Ycf48, giving the protein MAYSNEPFYLLRSSAMYRILRAWKQFVILLAVVFLATGCKGFLPAVVNNPWQVVPLPIEENMLDISFTGDKQHGWMVGTNTALLETTNGGKSWKQKILNLGEQSYRLTSVNFSGDDGWIAGQPSILLHTGDGGKSWARLPLSSKLPGSPEKIVALGKDTAEMTTDVGAVYRTTDGGKNWKALVKEAFGVMRSIDRTPDGKYLAVSSTGNFFSTWEPGQDIWQPFNRNSSRKLQNMGFAPDGRLWMLARGGQIQFTNSASPEDWSEAQNPEFSTSWGLLDLGYRTPNELWVVGGSGNLLASFDGGKSWQKDRDVENIPANLYRIMFFDSKTGFIMGQRGTLLKYEPVA
- a CDS encoding photosystem I reaction center subunit VIII; this translates as MTGSYAASYLPWILIPVVTWLLPTVVMGLLFLYIEREDPSGI
- a CDS encoding SUMF1/EgtB/PvdO family nonheme iron enzyme, with the translated sequence MTSSLISLQSEIRSDMQQCRSRTLERIRSIDYDTFCTQAHADFSPIGWHVGHIAYTEALWILQRLAGYPPLMPEYHRLFAQDGLPKSQRVKLPEIATVLEYLELVRSQVFEYLAIAPLEQQERLWKWLIQHECQHAETIAIVLALIESSSLRFGQIQPPKSPMYGGLQAGCSSFKVPQNGGFRGHSQASHTSEKFNNMILIPAGNFIQGSHEIEAQDNERPAHSVYLDDYWIDRHPVTYGEYRAFIEAGGYQQPEYWTAEGWDWVKSNEITQPLYSGKADQPVCGVSWYEADAYARFVGKRLPSEAEWEKAARSQNMLGEVWQWTSTWFAGYANFESYPYPGYSQQYFDGKHRVLKGGSWATFPWAMRNSFRNWYYPQVREIFAGFRCVVVKGA
- the ndhK gene encoding photosynthetic/respiratory NAD(P)H-quinone oxidoreductase subunit K, with the translated sequence MVMNPEAASLNGGSIINPIERPSVTQELSENVILTTVDDLYNWARLSSLWPLLFGTACCFIEFAALIGSRFDFDRFGLVPRSTPRQADLIITAGTITMKMAPALVRLYEQMPEPKYVIAMGACTITGGMFSVDSPTAVRGVDKLIPVDIYLPGCPPRPEAIVDAIIKLRKKVSNESIQERAQLRQTHRYYSTTHSMIPAEVIHDGKYLQAESRIAPPRELAEAMGLEVPAVLQEAKEGVDRG
- the psbF gene encoding cytochrome b559 subunit beta; translation: MTGNTPNEPISYPIFTVRWLAVHTLAVPAIFFIGAIASMQFIQR
- the egtC gene encoding ergothioneine biosynthesis protein EgtC; this translates as MCRLLGYFGQPVLLDRLISQPDHSLVVQSYQPKEMTAGLLNADGFGVGWYHATRKAEPFTYRNTLPIWNDLNLQSLSRYVESGCVLANVRSATAGLATDLSNCQPFQHASLLGIHNGFIKDFRQTLYRPMRDRLSDLAYQFIQGLTDSEHIFATVIDELETSANLTEALHRTLKVLMELGEAHQTPFSANLILSDGNQLVASRYAQGVPTPTLYYLQDSGSVLVVSEPMFDGNWKALPDRCLLTVHHDLKLDITPI
- the psbE gene encoding cytochrome b559 subunit alpha, which produces MAGTTGERPFGDIVTSIRYWIIHSITIPALFIAGWLFVSTGLAYDVFGTPRPNEYYPTARQEQLPIVSNRSAAKQQVDKFASQVGK
- a CDS encoding photosystem II reaction center protein L — encoded protein: MAGIKGAPNPNKQPVELNRTSLYLGLLLIFTLGILFSSYFFN